From one Cydia strobilella chromosome 24, ilCydStro3.1, whole genome shotgun sequence genomic stretch:
- the LOC134752509 gene encoding gametocyte-specific factor 1-like, which produces MNDPFVSCPYEPNHRVPRSRIQAHIVKCQKNYPELGICPFNATHRYPANQLKPHVLNCPTRLAMFPEEVPPKVAGTLTKPKPILQREYLPETDPNHEVWDN; this is translated from the coding sequence ATGAATGACCCCTTCGTTTCCTGCCCTTACGAGCCGAACCACCGGGTCCCTCGCTCCCGCATCCAAGCCCACATCGTAAAATGCCAAAAAAACTACCCGGAGCTCGGGATCTGCCCGTTCAATGCTACACACCGATATCCAGCAAATCAACTAAAACCTCATGTACTCAACTGTCCCACTAGGCTGGCTATGTTTCCTGAGGAAGTGCCTCCGAAGGTCGCTGGAACCCTGACGAAGCCTAAGCCGATACTGCAAAGGGAGTATTTACCGGAGACTGACCCTAATCATGAGGTTTGGGACAACTAA